The following proteins come from a genomic window of Rutidosis leptorrhynchoides isolate AG116_Rl617_1_P2 chromosome 10, CSIRO_AGI_Rlap_v1, whole genome shotgun sequence:
- the LOC139873069 gene encoding auxin-binding protein ABP19a-like: MKMTHIFFIICTLFIISTHAAVQDFCVADLKAPESPAGYACKPETIVTVDDFVSTSLRFSGNTSNIIKAAVSPAFAAQLLGLNGLGLSIARLDLAPGGVVPMHTHPGGSELLLVIQGTITAGFISSANSVYVKTLKKGDLMVFPQGLLHFQVNAGGVTAVAFASFSSASPGLQILDFALFANNLPSKLVETTTFLDDATVKALKGVLGGTG, encoded by the coding sequence ATGAAAATGACTCATATTTTCTTCATCATTTGCACTCTTTTCATCATCTCAACTCATGCAGCTGTCCAAGACTTTTGCGTCGCTGACCTAAAAGCGCCTGAAAGCCCTGCGGGCTACGCTTGCAAACCGGAAACAATAGTCACCGTTGATGACTTTGTGTCAACTAGTTTAAGGTTTTCAGGTAACACTTCCAACATCATTAAAGCAGCCGTGAGTCCCGCATTTGCAGCCCAACTTCTGGGCTTAAACGGGCTCGGTCTCTCCATTGCTAGATTGGACTTAGCCCCTGGTGGTGTGGTTCCAATGCACACTCACCCGGGTGGTTCCGAGCTCCTTTTGGTGATACAAGGAACAATTACAGCCGGTTTTATCTCATCGGCTAATTCGGTGTATGTTAAGACCTTAAAGAAAGGTGATCTTATGGTTTTCCCACAAGGGTTGTTGCATTTTCAGGTGAACGCTGGCGGTGTTACGGCGGTTGCGTTTGCAAGTTTCAGTAGCGCGTCACCTGGTTTACAAATTCTTGATTTCGCTTTGTTTGCGAATAATTTGCCTTCAAAGTTGGTTGAGACTACTACTTTTCTTGATGATGCTACAGTGAAGGCTCTCAAGGGTGTTCTTGGTGGAACCGGCTAA